From a region of the Rhipicephalus microplus isolate Deutch F79 chromosome X, USDA_Rmic, whole genome shotgun sequence genome:
- the LOC142776029 gene encoding uncharacterized protein LOC142776029: MQPSNPLTFAMQTTILVFASLQLSNMIGLSSGASSMLVLPGSESEPGSCRLLRTNCSSPPDITSEELLSPEITVLWKAASSSTTASSSIKEHHPLTPLRGLGDCTTMQPSNPLTFAMQTTILVFASLQLSNMIGLSSGASSMLVLPGSESEPGSCRLLRTNCSSPPDITSEELLSPEITVLWKAASSSTTASSSIKEHHPLTPLRGLGDCTTMQPSNPLTFAMQVSKSYVLFAKKSSNYFLVQFPSPHCCITIAVECAHIIHSLLILSGDVETNPGPNGNAAILTELQKLSAGQAQLIAEVQSLKSQLSTTDKRITDLNKRMGDLETHYQTLLPLRNDIEKTQTNVINMTKKIQELETSLDDAENRSRRNNLLFYGIPDPTRNETWAESEKMIIDICNNNLGLTVQPNDIERAHRLGIHSLNRNRPIIVKFLSYKTRDALLSNGRKLKNTNYSIGEDFSRPVQYARKQLLAFAKTRSDKFSLRFKTLHVGSKRYIFDASSHMVKEIA; encoded by the coding sequence atgcagccatctaatccacttacctttgcaatgcagacgaccatacttgtgtttgccagcctgcagctgtcgaacatgataggcctatcctcgggggcgtcatctatgttggtgctgccgggctccgaaagcgagccaggctcctgccgcctactacgcaccaactgctcgtccccaccggatattacgtcggaggaactactatcaccggaaatcaccgtgctatggaaggccgcatcgtcatcaaccacagcatcatcaagtataaaggaacatcacccgctgacgccacttcgtgggctcggtgactgcaccacaatgcagccatctaatccacttacctttgcaatgcagacgaccatacttgtgtttgccagcctgcagctgtcgaacatgataggcctatcctcgggggcgtcatctatgttggtgctgccgggctccgaaagcgagccaggctcctgccgcctactacgcaccaactgctcgtccccaccggatattacgtcggaggaactactatcaccggaaatcaccgtgctatggaaggccgcatcgtcatcaaccacagcatcatcaagtataaaggaacatcacccgctgacgccacttcgtgggctcggtgactgcaccacaatgcagccatctaatccacttacctttgcaaTGCAGGTCAGTAAATCGTATGTCCTCTTCGCTAAAAAGTCGAGTAATTACTTCCTGGTGCAGTTCCCGAGCCCCCACTGCTGTATTACTATTGCTGTTGAGTGTGCTCATATAATTCACTCGTTGCTGATCTTATCGGGTGACGTCGAAACTAATCCTGGCCCTAACGGAAACGCTGCTATTCTTACTGAGCTACAAAAGCTAAGTGCCGGCCAGGCCCAGCTGATTGCCGAAGTTCAGAGTTTGAAATCTCAACTAAGCACAACGGATAAAAGAATAACAGACTTAAACAAACGAATGGGCGATCTCGAAACACATTACCAAACTCTTCTTCCCCTCAGAAATGATATCGAAAAAACACAGACTAACGTAATCAACATGACTAAAAAAATTCAAGAGCTAGAAACTTCCCTGGATGACGCTGAAAACAGGTCGCGCCGGAATAACCTTCTATTCTACGGCATCCCTGACCCCACTAGGAATGAAACGTGGGCTGAATCTGAAAAAATGATAATCGATATCTGCAACAATAACCTTGGACTAACAGTGCAGCCTAACGACATAGAACGCGCACATCGTCTCGGTATTCATTCACTAAACCGAAATCGTCCCATAATTGTGAAATTTTTATCATACAAAACCAGAGATGCACTTTTATCAAACGGCAGGAAACTGAAGAACACTAACTACAGCATCGGGGAGGACTTTTCCCGCCCCGTTCAATATGCGCGCAAGCAATTACTTGCATTTGCAAAAACACGTTCGGACAAGTTCTCCTTGCGGTTCAAAACGCTGCACGTCGGGTCGAAGCGCTATATATTTGACGCATCATCACACATGGTTAAGGAAATTGCATAG
- the LOC119186812 gene encoding putative histone H2B 3 has protein sequence MEPAAKQQQAAQAKGGKTAVLRAASTVSAIDGAKKRRRRRRESYSLYIFKVLKQVHPDTGISGKAMAIMNSFVADILDRIGEEAAKLSICSHRSTITAREIQTVTRLLLPGELARHAVSEGTKAVSKYTSSQPGLPPPAPQQ, from the coding sequence ATGGAACCGGCAGCTAAACAGCAGCAAGCGGCGCAGGCCAAGGGCGGCAAGACTGCGGTTTTACGAGCGGCTTCGACAGTGAGTGCCATCGACGGTGCCAAGAAGCGCCGTCGCCGCCGCCGTGAGAGCTACAGCCTTTACATCTTCAAGGTACTCAAGCAAGTTCACCCTGACACTGGAATATCGGGCAAAGCAATGGCCATAATGAACAGCTTCGTGGCCGACATCTTGGACCGTATCGGCGAAGAGGCAGCCAAGCTTTCCATCTGTTCTCACCGCAGCACTATCACTGCGCGTGAGATCCAGACCGTGACGCGGCTGCTGCTGCCCGGTGAGCTGGCCCGCCATGCTGTCTCTGAGGGAACCAAAGCAGTCAGCAAGTACACGTCCTCGCAGCCGGGTTTACCACCACCGGCGCCGCAGCAGTAG